A section of the Bryobacteraceae bacterium genome encodes:
- the cyoC gene encoding cytochrome c oxidase subunit III has protein sequence MSTLTSSAHPHADHGHTPFLQHHFREMSQQFDAAKIGMWLFLVTEVLLFGGLFVGYGIMHARHPEAFMAAHHHLDRTLGALNTVVLLISSFTMVMSVWAAQTDRKKLLILFLLLTLMCAGVFMVVKYFEYSHKFHEGLLPGKYYSHKGDTVPGQFMFFSFYFMMTGLHGIHVLAGMVAITWLLVRAIKGHFSSEYYSPVEITGLYWHLVDLIWIYLFPLMYLIS, from the coding sequence ATGAGTACCCTCACGTCTTCCGCGCATCCGCATGCTGACCACGGCCATACGCCGTTTCTCCAGCACCACTTCCGCGAGATGTCCCAGCAGTTCGATGCCGCCAAGATCGGCATGTGGCTGTTTCTCGTCACCGAGGTGTTGCTGTTCGGCGGCCTGTTCGTCGGCTACGGCATCATGCACGCCCGCCATCCGGAGGCGTTCATGGCCGCCCATCATCACCTGGACCGCACGCTGGGAGCACTGAACACGGTCGTGCTGCTCATCTCCAGCTTCACGATGGTGATGTCGGTGTGGGCGGCGCAGACGGACAGGAAAAAACTGCTGATCCTGTTCCTGCTTCTTACGCTGATGTGCGCCGGCGTATTCATGGTGGTGAAATATTTCGAATACAGCCACAAATTCCACGAGGGGCTGCTGCCCGGCAAATATTATTCCCACAAGGGCGACACCGTGCCGGGGCAGTTCATGTTCTTCAGTTTTTATTTCATGATGACCGGCCTGCACGGCATCCACGTGCTCGCCGGGATGGTGGCCATCACATGGCTGCTGGTGCGCGCCATCAAGGGCCATTTTTCCAGCGAATATTACTCGCCGGTCGAAATCACCGGCCTGTACTGGCACCTGGTGGATCTCATCTGGATCTACCTGTTCCCGCTGATGTACCTGATTTCGTAA
- a CDS encoding sulfatase, with the protein MLGRREFLAAAGGALVGAPRQRSRPNIVLILADDLGWRDLACYGNPYFSTPHIDRLAAEGVRFTHSYAAAPVCSPTRASILTGKYPARTGVTDWIPGRRWPERGPLITPAVPRQLALDETTIPERLRPLGYRSASIGKWHLGGPGFLPTDQGFDLNIGGTASGSPPPGPRPYFGPFDLPGLKGSEGDFLTEKLTDAAIAFIEQNRQNPFFLLLAHFTVHIPLGAPETLVEKHRVRAQGRYHPVYAAMVETFDESVGRVMAALEQNGLAGNTMVILTSDNGGLCFEGRSTERVTDNSPLRAGKGHVYEGGIRVPLIVRWPGVARGGISIETPVASIDLCPTLCEAAGLRARGVDGLSLVPALEGRPLPSRPLFWHYPHYSNQGGEPASAVRDGDWKLIEFYAGERRELYNLRNDPGEQRNLAGREPALARRLGLALHSWLRQAGARLPQPNPEADPNWPGLGLTGAERPTPPL; encoded by the coding sequence ATGTTGGGCCGACGCGAATTCCTCGCCGCCGCAGGGGGCGCGCTCGTGGGCGCGCCGCGGCAGCGGTCGCGTCCGAACATCGTCCTGATCCTTGCTGACGATCTCGGCTGGCGCGACCTGGCCTGTTACGGCAACCCGTATTTTTCCACCCCGCACATCGACCGCCTGGCCGCCGAGGGCGTCCGCTTCACGCACAGCTACGCGGCCGCGCCCGTCTGCTCGCCGACGCGCGCCAGCATCCTGACCGGGAAATATCCGGCCCGCACGGGCGTGACGGACTGGATCCCCGGCCGCCGCTGGCCTGAGCGCGGGCCGCTCATCACTCCGGCCGTGCCGCGGCAACTGGCGCTCGACGAGACGACGATCCCCGAGCGGCTCCGCCCGCTCGGCTATCGCTCAGCGAGCATCGGCAAGTGGCACCTGGGCGGCCCGGGCTTTCTGCCCACTGACCAGGGGTTCGATCTCAACATCGGCGGCACCGCCAGCGGAAGCCCGCCGCCCGGGCCCCGGCCTTACTTCGGGCCGTTCGATCTTCCCGGGCTGAAAGGGAGCGAGGGCGACTTTCTCACCGAGAAGCTGACGGACGCCGCAATCGCGTTTATCGAACAAAACCGCCAGAATCCGTTTTTTCTGCTGCTGGCTCACTTCACCGTGCACATCCCGCTCGGCGCGCCCGAGACGCTTGTCGAAAAACACCGCGTCCGCGCGCAGGGGCGCTACCATCCGGTCTACGCCGCCATGGTGGAGACGTTCGACGAAAGCGTGGGCCGCGTGATGGCGGCGCTGGAACAAAACGGGCTGGCCGGCAACACGATGGTCATCCTCACCAGCGACAATGGCGGGCTCTGCTTTGAGGGCAGGTCCACGGAGCGCGTGACGGACAACTCCCCGCTGCGGGCCGGCAAGGGGCATGTGTATGAGGGTGGCATCCGCGTGCCGCTGATCGTCCGGTGGCCGGGAGTCGCACGCGGCGGGATCTCCATCGAGACGCCGGTCGCCAGCATCGACCTCTGTCCGACCCTATGCGAGGCCGCCGGGCTGCGTGCGCGTGGGGTGGACGGCCTGAGCCTTGTGCCGGCGCTCGAAGGCCGGCCGCTGCCGTCCCGGCCCCTGTTCTGGCACTATCCGCATTACTCGAATCAGGGCGGCGAACCCGCCAGCGCGGTCCGCGATGGGGACTGGAAACTGATCGAGTTTTACGCTGGAGAACGCCGCGAACTCTACAACCTCCGCAATGATCCCGGCGAGCAGCGGAACCTCGCCGGGCGCGAGCCTGCCCTTGCACGCAGACTGGGCCTGGCGCTTCACAGCTGGCTTCGGCAGGCCGGCGCGCGGCTGCCTCAACCAAATCCGGAGGCGGACCCGAACTGGCCGGGACTCGGCCTGACTGGCGCGGAACGTCCGACACCGCCCCTGTGA